From the genome of Solidesulfovibrio carbinolicus, one region includes:
- a CDS encoding ABC transporter ATP-binding protein, whose translation MMLRIEGLTKTYGVNGTPGMCALGGVSFDVPRGSFVSLVGPSGCGKSTLLQCVCGLMRPTSGRVTLDGREIVSPPPEMALIFQNAAASLFPWFTICGNIRFILRRAAGTKAEKTDKAMEALRSVGLADFAGHYPWQLSGGMQQRAALARGLAYGAEILLLDEPFASVDAQTREELEDLLAGVALAQGKTVLFVTHDIDEAVYLSDAVVALTPPPARVAAVLPIDLPRPRDQIASRERRDFLDARKAIHALLRRE comes from the coding sequence ATGATGCTGCGTATTGAAGGCTTGACCAAGACGTACGGCGTGAACGGGACGCCGGGGATGTGCGCCCTGGGCGGCGTGAGCTTTGACGTGCCCAGGGGGTCGTTCGTGTCGCTGGTCGGGCCGTCTGGCTGCGGCAAATCCACGCTGTTGCAGTGCGTGTGCGGGCTTATGCGCCCGACGAGCGGCCGGGTGACCCTGGACGGCCGGGAGATCGTTTCGCCGCCGCCGGAGATGGCCCTTATTTTCCAGAACGCCGCCGCGTCGCTCTTTCCGTGGTTCACCATCTGCGGCAACATCCGCTTCATCCTGCGCCGGGCGGCCGGGACCAAGGCCGAAAAAACCGACAAGGCCATGGAAGCCCTGCGCTCGGTGGGGCTGGCCGATTTCGCCGGCCACTATCCCTGGCAGCTTTCCGGCGGCATGCAGCAGCGCGCCGCCCTGGCCCGGGGGCTGGCCTACGGGGCCGAAATTTTGCTCCTCGACGAACCCTTTGCCTCGGTGGACGCCCAGACCCGGGAAGAGCTGGAAGACCTGCTGGCCGGCGTGGCCCTGGCCCAGGGCAAGACCGTGTTGTTCGTCACCCACGACATCGACGAGGCCGTGTATCTCTCCGACGCCGTGGTGGCCCTGACCCCGCCGCCGGCCCGGGTCGCGGCCGTGCTGCCCATCGACCTGCCCCGGCCCCGCGACCAGATCGCCAGCCGTGAACGCCGCGACTTCCTCGACGCCCGCAAGGCCATCCATGCGTTGCTGCGACGTGAATAG
- a CDS encoding ABC transporter permease has protein sequence MFVLFLLVLWECLARAEVLPAGAVPPASRVAAALWELGASGEIFAEIGRTAGRALAGFALGGLAGVVLGFGCGVFPGFGRAVGTTAEFLRPMPSVALIPIGILFLGLGFGLCVAVAAFACCWPAYVAARAGAGAAGPELRDTARAYGLGRAESIVFVLAPAALPQIFAGLRTGLAVAVAVAVTTEMAAAPNGLGSFILEASMAGRPERMYAGIVAVGALGAALNALFLALRRRALVWLPGTGRP, from the coding sequence TTGTTCGTCCTGTTTCTCCTCGTGCTTTGGGAGTGCCTGGCCCGGGCGGAGGTGTTGCCGGCCGGGGCCGTGCCACCGGCTTCGCGGGTGGCGGCGGCGTTGTGGGAGCTGGGGGCAAGCGGCGAGATTTTCGCCGAGATCGGCCGCACGGCCGGCCGGGCCTTGGCCGGGTTCGCCTTGGGCGGATTGGCGGGCGTGGTGTTGGGCTTTGGCTGCGGCGTGTTTCCGGGCTTTGGCCGGGCGGTGGGGACCACGGCGGAATTTTTGCGCCCCATGCCGTCGGTGGCGCTTATTCCCATCGGCATTTTGTTTCTCGGGCTGGGGTTTGGGCTGTGCGTGGCCGTGGCCGCCTTTGCCTGCTGTTGGCCGGCTTATGTGGCGGCCCGGGCCGGGGCTGGCGCGGCCGGACCGGAGTTGCGCGACACGGCCCGGGCTTACGGCCTGGGGCGCGCCGAGAGCATTGTGTTCGTCCTGGCTCCGGCCGCGTTGCCGCAGATTTTCGCCGGGCTGCGCACGGGGTTGGCCGTGGCCGTGGCCGTGGCCGTGACCACGGAGATGGCGGCCGCGCCAAACGGCCTGGGCTCGTTTATCCTGGAGGCTTCCATGGCCGGCCGGCCGGAGCGGATGTACGCCGGCATCGTGGCCGTGGGTGCGCTTGGCGCGGCGCTTAACGCCCTGTTTCTGGCCTTGCGGCGGCGGGCGCTTGTCTGGCTGCCGGGGACGGGGCGGCCATGA
- a CDS encoding ABC transporter permease yields MKRLSGIVVLCALAGVWECVSRAGLVSKLYFPPVSTIAAVFWELTVSGTLPAQAGETFARAVAGLLAALVLAGPLGLAMGTSRRLSALLTPAVELVRPVPPPAVIPAAMLLLGIGTGMKLSVIVFACFFPILVGAVDGARHVEPGFRLTAAAYGLRRWQLLFGVILPAAGPSLAAGFRTAVPMALIVAVLSEMVGASSGIGHYILRMQRTFAIPEMYAGVAWLGILGLGCNLAVERGLSRLLGWHEGWKNGMGR; encoded by the coding sequence ATGAAGCGGTTGTCGGGCATCGTCGTGTTGTGCGCCCTGGCCGGCGTCTGGGAGTGCGTGTCCCGGGCCGGACTGGTCTCGAAGCTCTATTTTCCGCCGGTCTCGACCATTGCCGCCGTGTTTTGGGAGCTGACGGTTTCGGGGACGCTGCCGGCCCAGGCCGGGGAGACGTTTGCCCGGGCCGTGGCCGGGCTCTTGGCCGCCCTGGTCCTGGCCGGGCCGTTGGGGCTGGCCATGGGCACGTCGCGCCGGTTGTCGGCGCTGCTGACCCCGGCCGTGGAGCTGGTGCGCCCCGTGCCGCCGCCGGCCGTCATTCCGGCGGCCATGCTGCTTTTGGGCATCGGCACGGGCATGAAGCTTTCGGTCATCGTCTTTGCCTGCTTTTTCCCCATCCTGGTTGGCGCGGTGGACGGCGCGCGCCATGTGGAGCCGGGCTTTCGCCTGACGGCGGCGGCCTATGGCCTGCGCCGGTGGCAACTGCTTTTCGGCGTCATCTTGCCGGCGGCCGGGCCGAGTCTGGCGGCCGGGTTTCGCACGGCCGTGCCCATGGCGCTTATTGTGGCCGTGCTGTCCGAGATGGTGGGCGCGTCCAGCGGCATCGGGCATTACATCCTGCGGATGCAGCGCACCTTCGCCATCCCGGAGATGTACGCCGGCGTGGCTTGGCTGGGCATTTTGGGCCTGGGCTGCAACTTGGCCGTGGAGCGGGGGCTTTCGCGCTTGCTGGGCTGGCACGAGGGCTGGAAAAATGGTATGGGGCGTTGA